CGCGACCGCACACGCGGCGAAGTCAAGATTCCCACTCGTGTTGAGGCTTGATTTTGAAGTGGTCCTGACAGGGGCTatttgttctttttcttgcgTTTTTCAGCAACTTTCTCGGCTACGGCCTTTGTAATTTTACCTTGACGCATATTCTACCATGGATGTATGAAGGGGGATTTCGCTTATGTAACGATATACCGGATAATGCCTGGCAACTTGAAAATCTTTTCCCGTCTACTTTGTGCTTCTTGCCGCTTTCGGATCACTCAAGTATAGCTGAGCATGTTCGTGTTTCGACTTCCTCAGTCGACCAGTGAACACTATATAATCACCTCTCCACCTACGCACCCCTCCAGGCATTCTTTGTATCCCCACCTCCGTGCCCTATGGACGAGTTTGGACGATCTTGTTCACTTTAACCCCCGGACTCGTCATAGAGACTACCCCGGATGCTCTCATATACACAATGCAAAAGAGAGGATATAACCTGTCGCTCTTCCATCTTATCTTCCCCCTCTTCGATGTTGTCTTTGGTTCTGACTCCGCCACTTCCTATGTTCGGGGGTGCATCTATTGCCTTCCTTTCTGGCCCTCACCACGTGTGCGCAAGTGGTTTCAAAGTAAAATCGACACATCTCGTCTTCAGCGGAGGCACCTTCGCCAAGTGTTCAGCGTCTTGATATGCTCCCTCGCAAGCAAGCTTTCTTCATCCCAGTTGTCATGAGAGTCGCATGTGTAGTTGGTATACGCCGTACTAATAAGTGATTTTTGCTGGCGGAACCTCCTGTTGCATAACGCAATATCGCTCCACCGTATCAGACCTGTTTCAAACCTCTCACTGAGATTGGTGAAACACTGTGCTGCAGCGTCATTCCGCATCAGACCCGCCGCTGACAGGTTGGAGAGACAATCATGTCAGGGTGACATGCCAAAATCCAGCCTTGTATCGCCTGCTGTCTATACCGAGAATTGTGTCGATTGCTTTGGGTTAGGGCAAGAACATTTGAGCATTGGATGATTGGGGCGTGAGTGTCTTCGGTAAAACTGACATTCTCTATCCACCGGCTTGATACCTGTTACACCTTCTCATGGCCTAGATTCTATCTTTGTAACCAACACTGATAACGATGGGGAAATCACCAAAATACCCGAATTGCGAAAGAATGTCTAAAAAAAGACCGATAAAAAGACCACCCCCAAAGTATTTGCCTAAATGAGCAATGCCGATTGGCTTGACCTACTGGTGGTCACATCAATCCACTATTTATGTGTTCTCAACCAATAAATAAATCGTTGGTGTCGCATACTATTCATTCTCAAATGAGTCCTCAAGCACtcagaaacaaaagaaccCCAAAAATAGCTCCAACCCCGAAATACAGCCATTGTGGCAACCTTGTATTCATATCTTTGAATTCCTCTCATTCTCCGGGATTAACAAGGTGGTCATATGGTCAACTCTCGCCTCCCCGACAGGCCGACAGACCGACAGCGTCGCCTCTTAGTCCCAACCCATCCAGAGATCGCATCGGTCTCAGAGTTATCTTCCTTGGGGGAAGTTTGAAAAATGGACCCGATCGAAGTGAGGGCACTTTGGAGCCATGAAGTTGTAGTTGGGGAGGTGGGGCCGGATGGTGAATTTGATGATTGCATGGTCGAGCTCAGTGAGTGGTGAGATGCGGTGTTGTTGGTATGTGGTTTAATAAAAGCAGATATTACCATATAGTGGTATATGGCGTAGGAGATAATACCAGAATAGACCAGGATGTAGGATGGATGTAGTGTGTAAGATgtatgtaaaaaaaaaaaaagtgcaTGGAGGATGTAGAAGGCATGCTATGGAATTTAAGAGAACAGAGACCTATCACATGCATAGTTCTCGTGAGAATCGCAGACAAAGCCCGGATCTAGATTACGCGCATAACCAAATCTGTACTTGACATCATTTGCTGTCTTCTAAAACCTCTTGATTGGTGCTATGGTTACATTTGTGCAGATCTTATGATTTGGACTTGAGTATAGGGCTTGCGAATCTCCGGTCCTCGTATTTGATTGGTGGCTACGAGGCGAGTTCTTTGCTTTTGAGAGATTGCTGTATTACTTTGGGTACGAATTGGGAAAGGGATATATTGTGCATCGTATACAATTTAGGCTGTAGACAGGTTATACGAGACATCTTCTTTGTCTCGATGTTTCGGGGAATGTCATAGACTTACTTGCTTGGAGGAGGATACCTTTAAGAATAAGCCATGAATTGCACAACTTCAAAAAGAAGGATCAGCTATCCAAAGTAAATTCTTTGAATACTTTGAATACTCTGGCTAGATGTATCTGCTAGTTGGTGAAATAAGTACAAGGTAGGAGGATACACCAAGCCCTCTAGCTGGTAGTCGGaacaaacaaagaaaattgTACAGTGAAAGATGAAGACATGAGGACATCTCGTTCGTATACATGAGGATGTCCACTGCACGAAATTTGTGTGCAAGAATGGAAATACCGAGCAGTGGACGAATGAAACCAGCCAGAGAAAAAGACAGTGCGTAAGCAGCTGAGTATACAGCCCAAAAACAACAAAATAAACATATCTACAGGAACAAACAAATTGTCACCGAGGAAAACCATGCACTGTGTCCCCGAAGTGAAGTGCAAGCTATCATGACAAGGAGATGAGAGGATGGGGTTGAAGAGAAAAGACACGTTGCTATGCGGGGGTATTCAATGGGGGAGACAAAAAGTCGAATCAAACAGATTGGGCAACGATCATTGGAAATGTGTAGAGACCGACCAACCAAGACATGGTGACCCATCCAAAAACAAATCCGATTTCATTCTCTATTCGGAGGCGCGGCCGTCGCATCACTGATTGGCGCTGCGTCTCCCGGTGTTGGAAATTGCGGACTCGAGAGCGAATCTAAGCTGTCGGGACTGCCGCTACCCCATGAATCTTCTCGCAAGATTTGCGCAAAACCTGGCACGCTTGGCTTAGTTTCACGAAGATCGGGCTTATTTGAGCGGGAGCTCGAAGGCGACGGGGGATCCACTTGGTGCGGTTCTTTGCGGTAGCCACCTTGCATCGGGCTGGCTGATGTATCAACAGCTGGCGAGGCGGGGCGAGGAGAGTCCAAGAACCCACGCCATTTGCGCCAGCCTTCAAAGTCAATCAGGGCTTGCATGCAGCCCCATTCTGTCACTTTTTGCTCAAGCCAAGGGAATCCGACGGGCTGTACGAGAAATGTTAGACTATtatttgagaaaaaaaaaggatttaGTCGCAGTAGGGAGCAGGCGTTACCTTGGTCAAGAAATCGTTGCAGCCAGCAGCCAAAGCCTCATGTCGGTCACTTTGCAGACTGCTAGCTGTCAACGCGACGATAATGACTGGACTCCGGAACAACGAGAGATCGGGCAAAGTGTCCTCGGCACTGACCGTACGGTGAAGGCCGGGTCTTCTGTCCGCGGCAGAGGTATTGGAAGCGCTGAAGCGACCGGAGGCTGTCTTTGGGAAAACACCTATGCCGTTTAAGCGCTCCAAGCGCCGGATTTCCTTAGTCGCTTCTAGTCCGTTCATCACGGGAAGCTGGATGTCCATCAAAACCAAATGGAATCCACCTTGTCGCCATTTCCGCACTGCCTCTTCGCCATTCATTGCACATTTCCAGCGCACCTTCAACCTTTTCATAAAGGCCTCCAAAAGCTTCTGGTTGATGATGTTGTCTTCCACGATGAGGACATTGATTGGCGGTACGGTGCCATCAATCAACCCCCCAAACATAGCACCGGGAGAAGTGGCCGCTTTTGATTTTCGGACAACGCGTGGTGATGCAGTTGCCGGGGGGGTGTGTGATTTCACCTGCGGAGATTCTACCGGCGGTGCTACCACCGGGGGGGTAGGTATTGCGGGAGCGGAGGGAGCCGGGATAGGTTGGGAATGAGGAGTAGCACCGGTTTCTATTGGGTGTTAGTGGCCATGTTGAGCAAAGCCAGTTttgtgtatttttttttcttgagACGTACCTGTTATGACCGGTGTTTGGGGGTTTTGGTTGTGAAGAATAGTAGGAGAATTCGTTTTGTGTCGTGTCAACGGAGGTCGTTGCTGATGTCGTGCCCTACGGCTTCCCGGTGATGGCAGTAAAGGAGCAACCCCGGTGTTGAGAATGGAAATTGACGGCGCATTAACCGTTGTTAAGGGAACTCCCGCGTGTGCAGACGGTGTGCCCGCCTTCGCATTGACTGGCGGCATGAGAGGGAAGTAATCGCCATGCTCGCCGGGTTCAGAGTAGTGGTGTTGATAAATCGAATGGCGCGGCGATGGCTTTGGGGTCCGGCGTGAGGGAGCATCGATCACCAATGCCTCCTCGATTTTTTGTCCACCAGGGTAGTATGTATCGAGTATAGATGACAGGAGTTCCTCCGGGCTCAGGAGGCGCTCACTGTGGCCTGGTCGATTCGTACCCTCTCGCGGCGTAACCCGGATGGCGATATCGGGCGAGTCAAAGCTTCTCCCTAACGAGTTCCCGTATTTCATGATGACTTGGTCGCGTAACTCATCTACCACCGCATCCTCTCTGCACGGCACCAAGGTGGCCGAGCCACCGGGCCGTTTGACCCAAATCCGACGCGTGACCATCTCGCGAGGAACGAGGGGAGTGAAACCAGTGTCCTGGTCTCCCGAAGAGAAAAGACTTCCCTCCAGTAGCCCACTAATCAAGTGGTGATGTGTTGCTGGGAGAAGAGATTGGCGACGGATCGCAAGGCTCGGGCGCTTGCGTGAGGGAGGAAAGTAGGAGGCAGAAGGTCGGCGATCATTCGTAGGCCACTCGGGAACAGTGTTCGGGGTCGGTGTCAATTGAGTCTCGGCTGGGATTGGAGTTTGAGCTTTCACGTGTACGGACTGAAAGGAGGTGCTATCGGAATGCTGAGGAGTTTCAAGGGGAGACAAATCGCTCAAGATGGGAGTCGGCAAGGAAGAATTGTTGTGCTCGGTCGACGGCGTACAGTTGCGAGTCCCTAGATGATGAGGCTGTTCTGAGGGCGCACACACAGAGGAATCCGGTTCTTTGTTGGGCCCTAAAGATGGAATTTCCTCTATCGGACGGTTGCGAGAAGTGCTGATCTCATCCAAATGATTTGAAGATACGATGCTATAAGCCGGGGATTTGTTGGAGACGAGAGGGCCCGAGTGTTTTTGGTTGGAGTGGGCACTCGGGTCCGCACCCGCTTTTGGAGATAATCGTCCAAGCAACTTCGCCTTCATCGCCTTCAGACGTGATATCCGTGACATTGTGAGTCTTCAAATCATTCtgagaagagaaaagtggaagaaaacaaaactAAATGTTCTCTGTTCCCTGTTCCTCTCCCAGATAAGAACAATCACGTACTTTTCGCACTGTCAAAGCCAGAGAGGGTAAAGGTCAAAGAAGGTCGAGAGGGGAAACCTTTGAACTGTGATATCTTTGGGCAGTCACGTTAGTTGCTGATCTCccggccaaaaaaaaaagctatgGCCTTTTTCAAGGCTAATGCTGGGCTAATCTGCAAGGATTTGGGGTTTGCATGGGCAGTTGGAGTATTTTTTGTAAAGTATATATACATAAATATCTAAGATTGTTAGGCATCTAAATTGTGGAGTCTTTTCTGTTGGGCGAAaagacagagagagagagagagagagagagagctaGAACAGAGTATATATGGGAGCATGGAGCTTGAAAATAGTATTTCTATTTGGAGAACCTCGAAGGTTCGCCAGACTTGACCTCAAATCAACATCCAGAGTTACATTAAAACGAAGACCACTTGAATTCACACaaaaaatccccccccccccccaaaggGTCGACTTCAGCCCTACCATACGGTTCACATATAGCCACATAAAAAGGGCCGAGTAGCATGCCCTGAAAGCGCTAGATTTAGCCAGAGGCAGGGCTAATGGTTCTCAGACTGACCGAAATATTCCTTAAGAGCTGTATCTGCCGTTGCATTCCATGGCAAGATGTACCCATCCGTCTTGGCCTGTCAATTGGGTATAGAGGTTGACGTTGTCCTAGCTACACAAAATAAATGTTCCATCCAAAGACCACGCGGTATCTATAAATTAGTAGATGAGATCATGAAGGCACAGTGTATTGTATTGGAGTGATTCTTATGTAcaagaaaagaggaaaggAGAATCAGTCTAATGCTACGGGTAAATCATATGATATTAAAAGATTCAAAGACCCCCCACGATTAGTGGTCCATAGATCGTTTAAAAAAGAACCCCTCCCCCCACTCTTGTCCTTTCCTCCGAAACAATGAAGCCATTTAGGGTTTCTAAGTAAACTATCTAGTTACATGTAGTATAAAAAAATATCACTATAGGATTCTCACGATTAGCTAGATAGGCTTGACCGATCTTTTCTTAGGAACCGGCCCTTACATTACTTGCAAAAATTACAGACCCTCCTCTGAGAGGGTCCGCCACCTATGTGCAACATACCACCCAAATGGGCAATTGTACCGTTTACTAGGCGGATCACACAAACTTATACAATTGCTGATTTTTTAgtactatgttgtacagaAGTCGTGAACACAAATGAAAACCTAGCGGATATGAAAATTGGGTCTATTTGATGACTTTGTGGGAGCTTCTAAGTTAGCCAATGGTTAAGTACTACTCTCTGAATTTCTCTGAATTAGAAGTCGATAGGCATCATTTCGGCCGAAAAGGAGATTCTACCGAAGGGTTCCGCCTTAGTGTGATATTGAGATTATTTAATTGATGAGTTAGAATATTTGATAGATTCCTATGTAAAGGATTCTGCCTAATCGATTTCTCTTTTGTCCTTTCCTTTCTCGGTACTTCgttttttctttgttttgtttAAAGAATTGGCTGGTAACAGTGTGGGTAAAAAATTGACTGTCACAGGATTTATCATAGGGTGTAGACTCTACGGACCGTTGGCCTGTCGCTTCTCCATTGGATGCGCCGAGCCAACTACAAAGATAATCAAAATCTTCTAATGAGACAGGTATCAAGATGGTTATGGTCTGATACATATACTGCCATCTACCATGGGCTGAACGCTTTGAAATCGTCTCCGACATGTCTATGGCCCCGAGGAGTACCCTAGGGACAAACTTAGGGCTGGCTTGGTAAGCTGAGCCATATAGAGGATCAGCGTGACAGAATCTATGACTTAGACAGTTTGGGAATCCTTGCTCTTGTCATTGTGTGCTGCCTATCCTATTTCTCCCGAGTGCACATTCCTTAATTTAAAAATCTTCTCCATGGCTGAACTAGTTGAACAGAGATTGCCCAGATGGGACGCATTGTCGTACCATGAAATCTCACGCATCAAGTCAGATCTATATCCATGCACCAGGTTGGCTCGCCATTATCCTGGGCCCCTTTGCCTCTGAGTAATCACGAGCGTCATGCCCACGCATGAAACCCCTATCTGCCCTGATGTCTCTCGACTTGGCCCTTTCATTGCCATGGTGAAATGCCAGACAAATGAGACCAGGGACCCCCACGTTGGGGAtctgaaaagaaaaagatatGATCGCGATAATGCATGGCCCACGTGGATGTGGTGCTATAGATCGGGGCAGCACATGGGCTTAGAATAGATAGATAGCTAGACACTGTGAAAGTTTTTGGGCTTCAAAATCATTTTCGATCAACTAAAATTGGCTCGCTATTACTGAACAGTATATTTCGTAAAAGGCACTAATTCTGCCTCACGCTGAAACTGAGCTGGAGGGCTTTAGCTTTCTCGTGGCTTGATGCATTGTCTTCACTACTCATGCCTGAATCGTTGAGATATGCCCACGGGACGAATTTGTTTGGCGCAAATACGAAGTCTTGCCCCATGCTGAAACTGAACTAGAGGGCCTTAACTCTCTCTAGGCTAATATTTCTACTTTAGTCTGTTGGGGATGACCGTATTCTAGCATCTCCTACCAATGAACGAGGCAAAGGACGGGTTAGATTACCTTGCGGTCAGAAGAGGTGCTCGTAAAAAGATCAGCTTGAGTTTCTGAGAGAGGTATATAAATTCCTTCCATGGCTTGGTAGAATCAGTACTAGCTATCCTTCTAGGAGTCAGATACCAACAATCTTGTTTAAGAGAGCTTGAGATAGAGTCATTATGAGATTTTCACCCATTATCATCTTGGCCAATTTCCTTGGTGCTAGCATTGCATATCCTAATTCCTCCCATAAACCATCGACAACGCTACAACCAATTGCCACAAAATGTCGAGTTCACAGTCTTTATGAGCCTACTGGGACTCCATGTGCAGGAAACACTCCTAACGACAGATCTGTCTGGTGCAATTACAGCATCGACACAGACTATGAGGATGTTGTCCCGGATACGGGTGTTACGCGTGAATTTTGGTTCGAGGTTAAAGAAGTCACTCTCTCTCCCGACGGATTCATGACTCCACGTCTAGCCATGACCATCAATGGCACCTTGCCTGGCCCGCCTCTTGTTGCAGACTGGGGCGACTGGGTAATTGTCCATGTTACAAACCATTTGTATCAGGCAATGAATGGCTCCAGTATTCACTGGCACGGTATCCGTCAGAACTACACAAACCCAAATGACGGTGTTCCCTCGCTCACCCAATGTCCTATTGCCCCCGGCTCGACTATGACCTATAAGTGGCGAGCTGGTCAGTATGGGTCTTCCTGGTATCACTCTCATATTGGTCTGCAAGCCTGGGAAGGTGTATATGGTGCTATCATTATCAATGGACCGGCAACTGCAAATTATGATGTGGACCAGGGCGCATTGTTCCTAGGTGATTGGACGCATGAAACTGTGGATCAACTGCACCAAGACGTTCAACTACGCGGCCCCGTTAGAAAGTTGTCAAATGGACTCATCAATGGCAAGAATGTCTATGGAAATGGTACAAATACAACTGGATCTCCTTTCCACATGAAAGTGGAAAAAGGCAAATCCTACCGGTTGCGACTCGTGAACCCTTCTATCGACACACATTGGAAGTTCACTATTGACAATCACATAATGACCATCATTGCAATGGATCTCGTTCCTATAAAGCCTTTTACCACAAACGTCATCAGTCTTGGAATGGGTTCGTTTGTTGGCCTCTATTGCTCTAAACCGTCAAATCAAGCTAACGTTCTATACCCAGGTCAGCGATATGATGTTGTCATCACGGCCAACCAGGAATCCATAACTGAATCCTTCTGGATGAGAGCTATCCCAGCCGACAGATGCTCACGAAACGAAATGGCCGGCAACATTCGAGGCATCGTCTACTATGGCAACACGCCCAAACAACCACACACGCAGTCATTCCCCTCCACAAACGCATGTGAAGACGAGCTTTTGACAAATCTAGTTCCGCATGTCCCGAGAAACGTCGATCCACCAGTTTCACCAGTGTGGGATAAGAATGTAACAGTCAGCAATACCAGAAACGCCCAGAATTTCTTCCGCTGGCGGTTCAATTCCACGTCTATGAACGTGAGTTGGGAGAACCCGACCCTAATGCAAGTCTACCACAACGATCTGGGACTCTCTAACTCAAGCGGGGTGATTGAGTTACCCTACAAGGATCAATGGGTATATCTCTTCATCCAAAACACCCTCGTCACTCATCCCATCCACCTTCACGGGCACGACTTCTCTATCCTAGCGCAAGGACAGCCGGGGCCTGGGAAGCCACAATGGGATGGTTCTATCATTACGCAGAATCCTCCGCGTCGAGATACGGCCGTGCTCGCTGGAAGTGGGTGGCTACTGATTGCTTTCAAGACGAATAACCCCGGCGCATGGTTAATGCACTGTCATATTGGATGGCATGTTGACGAAGGTCTGGCGTTACAATTTATTGAGCGGCGAGATGAGATTCGGAATCTCGTTGATTATGCCCCGTTCAAAGAGAATTGTGCTGCGTGGTATAAATATGTCAAGTTGAAAAATATAGTGCAGGCAGACTCGGGAGTCTGAGACTGCGGTATTTGTGTGCTGGGTGATGCTGTGGATGGGACACCGAGAGTTGCTGTATTAGATTGGTTTAGATTGAGGTGGTAATGcctttattttttttctaaaaaaACAATCTTTCGGGTCTTCCAATGTACATTTTCGATTTCAACTCCCTACCTCGGTTCACTCTCAGTTCACTCTCGAACTTTCCTTCCTATTTTCTCCCAGCGTTCAACCTCGAAAGCTTCCCCAATCCTATTGAGGAGCTTGCTGCCGCCGTCATGCCCAGCTCCTCGGCTGGGGGTCGAGGTTTATTCAAATGCTACTGACTTCTATTTTGAATCATTGGTCACGTAGGC
Above is a window of Penicillium digitatum chromosome 2, complete sequence DNA encoding:
- a CDS encoding Response regulator, putative, whose product is MSRISRLKAMKAKLLGRLSPKAGADPSAHSNQKHSGPLVSNKSPAYSIVSSNHLDEISTSRNRPIEEIPSLGPNKEPDSSVCAPSEQPHHLGTRNCTPSTEHNNSSLPTPILSDLSPLETPQHSDSTSFQSVHVKAQTPIPAETQLTPTPNTVPEWPTNDRRPSASYFPPSRKRPSLAIRRQSLLPATHHHLISGLLEGSLFSSGDQDTGFTPLVPREMVTRRIWVKRPGGSATLVPCREDAVVDELRDQVIMKYGNSLGRSFDSPDIAIRVTPREGTNRPGHSERLLSPEELLSSILDTYYPGGQKIEEALVIDAPSRRTPKPSPRHSIYQHHYSEPGEHGDYFPLMPPVNAKAGTPSAHAGVPLTTVNAPSISILNTGVAPLLPSPGSRRARHQQRPPLTRHKTNSPTILHNQNPQTPVITETGATPHSQPIPAPSAPAIPTPPVVAPPVESPQVKSHTPPATASPRVVRKSKAATSPGAMFGGLIDGTVPPINVLIVEDNIINQKLLEAFMKRLKVRWKCAMNGEEAVRKWRQGGFHLVLMDIQLPVMNGLEATKEIRRLERLNGIGVFPKTASGRFSASNTSAADRRPGLHRTVSAEDTLPDLSLFRSPVIIVALTASSLQSDRHEALAAGCNDFLTKPVGFPWLEQKVTEWGCMQALIDFEGWRKWRGFLDSPRPASPAVDTSASPMQGGYRKEPHQVDPPSPSSSRSNKPDLRETKPSVPGFAQILREDSWGSGSPDSLDSLSSPQFPTPGDAAPISDATAAPPNRE
- a CDS encoding Multicopper oxidase, type 3; protein product: MRFSPIIILANFLGASIAYPNSSHKPSTTLQPIATKCRVHSLYEPTGTPCAGNTPNDRSVWCNYSIDTDYEDVVPDTGVTREFWFEVKEVTLSPDGFMTPRLAMTINGTLPGPPLVADWGDWVIVHVTNHLYQAMNGSSIHWHGIRQNYTNPNDGVPSLTQCPIAPGSTMTYKWRAGQYGSSWYHSHIGLQAWEGVYGAIIINGPATANYDVDQGALFLGDWTHETVDQLHQDVQLRGPVRKLSNGLINGKNVYGNGTNTTGSPFHMKVEKGKSYRLRLVNPSIDTHWKFTIDNHIMTIIAMDLVPIKPFTTNVISLGMGQRYDVVITANQESITESFWMRAIPADRCSRNEMAGNIRGIVYYGNTPKQPHTQSFPSTNACEDELLTNLVPHVPRNVDPPVSPVWDKNVTVSNTRNAQNFFRWRFNSTSMNVSWENPTLMQVYHNDLGLSNSSGVIELPYKDQWVYLFIQNTLVTHPIHLHGHDFSILAQGQPGPGKPQWDGSIITQNPPRRDTAVLAGSGWLLIAFKTNNPGAWLMHCHIGWHVDEGLALQFIERRDEIRNLVDYAPFKENCAAWYKYVKLKNIVQADSGV